GGCGCGATACCCGGCGGCTCGAGCGATTGCTCAAGTCTGCGAAGCTCAAGAATCCCCAGGCCTGCGTTGAGGACATCGAGTACCGGCAGAGCCGTGGGCTCGACAAGGGTATCGTCGCTACGCTCGCCGGCTGTGACTGGATCCGCAATGCACAGAACCTCATCCTGACAGGGCCGACTGGCGCCGGAAAAACATGGGTCGCCTGCGCCTTCGGCCAGCAGGCCTGCCGACAGGGATTCTCCGTGCTGTACGTGCGCGTCGCCCGGCTGTTCGAGGAATTGAAGATCGCCCATGGCGACGGCAGCTTCACACGTCGGCTCGCGCAGCTCGCCAAGATGGACGTCCTGTTGCTCGACGACTGGGGACTGCAGGACGTCGACCAGGGCGCGCGCAACGACTTGCTCGAAGTGCTCGACGATCGCGTCGGCACGCGATCCACGATCATCACATCGCAATTGCCCCTTGAACACTGGCACGCCTGGCTGCAAGACCCGACTCTCGCCGACGCAATCCTCGACCGCCTCGTCCATCAGGCTCACAAGCTTGCATTGAAGGGCGACTCGATGCGCAAGAAGAACGCACCTGATCAAAAAGTAGCCTGATCTCGAACACCTGCAGTACAATCTAAGCACAACGCAGCACCTCCCTCCTGGCCTGTTCGACTTCACCGAAACGGGCGTTCAACTTCCCCGAAATACGCAGTCTGCCCCCAGATCGTAGAACTCGCCGCCGAGGCCCAACACCGTGGCCCGCATCGAACGCCCCATGTCGAAGGCAAAGACACGCGAGCCGGGATAGCGCCGGAACTGCAAAGCCAGCGTGGCGAGCAGGACCGACTTGCCCATGCCCGTGGGGCCGGCCACCAGCGTGTGCCCCACGTCCCCGATGTGTGTCACAAGCCGGAACGGCGTGGCGCCCTCGGTGCGCGTGACGATCAGCGGTGGCCCGCCGAGATGCGCGTTCTTCTCCGGACCGGCCCATACCGCCGACACCGGCATCAGGTGCGCCAGGTTCAGCGTCGAGACAATGGGCTGGCGCACATTGGCATAGGCATTGCCCGGCACCGACGACAGCCACGCCTCCACCGAGTTGAGCGTTTCAGGAATGGTGACGAATCCCCGCCCCTGGACCACACGCTCGACCATCCGCAGCTTCTCATCGGCCACGGCCGGATCGGCGTCGAGTACCGTCAGCGTCGTGGTGACGTAGCCGAAAGCGACCTGGTCTCCGCCCAGTTCCTGCAGGGCCGCATCGGCGTCCGCCGACTTGTTGCTCGCATCGGTATCGACCAGCGGAGATTCCTGCTGGAAGATGGTCTCGCGCAGCAGCGCCACGATGTTCTTGCGTTTGGCGAACCATTGGCGGCGCAGGCGGCGCAGCTCCTTCTCAGCCTCGGCCTTGTCCATGCACAGGAAGCGCGTGCTCCAGCGGTAGGCAAAGCCCAACCGGTTGAGGTCGTCCAGAATCCCCGGCCAAGTCGCGGTGGGAAAGCCCCGAATCGTCGCCACGCGGATGTGCTGGTCGCCCAGCATGGGCGCCAGGCCGCCCACCAGGGCGCAATCGGCCAACAGCGCATCGAGGTGGAATGGAACCTCGGGCACCGACAACGCATAGCGCCGCGTGGACACGGTCGCGTGCAGATACGTCAACGTTCGGCTGTCATCGAGCCAGGCCATCTCGGGCATCGCGCCGTCGAGCAGGTCGAAGATGCGGTCGGTTTCCGCGATGAAGGCGGCCAGGCGTTCGCGCCAGTCCACGCCCTGCGTCGGCGTGTTCTCATAGAGCATGTTGGCTGCTCGCGCATGGGACTCTTCCGGCGGAAGGTAGACGAAGGTCAGGTGATAGCCGCTCTCGAAGTGCTGCCCCGATCCCTCAAAGGCAGCCCGGCGCTCCTCATCCACCAGCCAGGACAGCGGCTCCGGAAAGTCGGAATGCGGATAGTGCGCGGCCGGCCGCCGCTCGGCCTCGATGAATAGGGCCCAGCCCGAACCCAGCCGGCGCAGCGCGTTGTTCAGGCGCGCCGACGTGGCGATCAACTCGCCCTGCGTGGCGCTGTCCAGATCCGGCCCCCGAAACCGTGCAGAGCGCTGGAACGAACCGTCCTTGTTCAAGACAACGCCCGGAGCCACCAAGCCGGCCCAGGGCAGCCAGTCGGCCAGCAGCGCGGGCCGCCGGCGGTATTCGGCAAGGTTCAGCATGGCATCCCCTCACACGTCCAGCAGCGGCTTGTACTTGATGTGCCGCGCAAAGACCTGCATGAACTGCGGATCGACGCGAGCACCCCAGACCGCCAGCGCATGGCCGGCGATCCACAGCACGGCACCCGGAATCCACAGCTGCAGGCCCAGCCCCACGGCAGCGGCCAGCGTGCCCGTGGCGATGGCCACGGTGCGTGGCGCGCCGCCGAGCAGGATAGGCTCGGCCAGCGAGCGGTGCAGCGGCACCTCGAAGCCTGCCGCGATGCTCTCGCGCGGGCTCATACGACCGCCCCGCCCGAGAAGCTGAAGAACGACAGGAAGAACGAGGACGCCGCGAAAGCGATGGACAGGCCGAAGACGATCTGGATCAGCTTGCGAAACCCGCCCGACATGTCGCCAAACGCGAGCGCCAGGCCGGTCGAGATGATGATGATCACCGCGATGATCTTGGCCACAGGCCCCTGGATGGATTCCAGGATGGCTTGCAGCGGCCCTTCCCAGGGCATGCTGGAGCCCGCAGCCTGCGCGGTGCCGGCTAGAAGCAGCAACAGCGCGGCCAGCATCAGCCCCTGCATGGCAGGGCGCGCCAAACCATGCCCCGAAAATTTGGAAAGCGGATTTGCGGAAAAACGGCAAGTAGTAGCGTGTGTCATGGAAGTTCTCCAGGTTGGGTTGAGGAAGGGACGGAAACGGAGGAAAGTGGTGGCGGCAGGGCATCGTCGAGCTGGTAGCTGGAGGCATCGAAGCCGATCACGCGGGCGATGCTGTCGATGCGGCGCTTGCGCCCTCGCCCGGCGATGTGGATCACGACATTGACGGCCTCGGCGATCAGCGCGCGGGGTGGATGGACCGCCACTTCGAGAATCAATTGCTCCAGACGCAGCAGCGCACCCAGCGCGGAGCCCGCATGGATGGTGGCGATGCCACCAGGGTGGCCCGTGCCCCAGACCTTGATGAGATCCAGCGCCTCACCGCCGCGCACCTCGCCCACGACGACACGGTCCGGGCGCAGGCGCATGGAGGAACGCACCAGCTCCTGCATGGACACCACGCCCTGGCGCGTGCGCAACGGCACATGGTCACGGGCCGCACATTGCAGCTCTACGGTGTCTTCGAGCACAAGCACGCGGTCGCCCGTGGCAGCGATCTCTGCGAGCAGCGCATTGGCGAGCGTCGTCTTGCCGGTGCTGGTGCCGCCGGCGATAAGGATGTTCTGCCGCTCACGCACGACCTCCACCAGAAACTCCGCCTGGTCGGCGGTCATCATTCCGTCGGTGACATAGCGAGCCAGTGGAATCACGCCCACGGCACGCTTGCGCAGTGCAAAGGCCGGTGCAGGTGCAGCGGGTGGCAGGATGCCCTCGAAGCGCTCGCCGGTTTCTGGCAGCTCTGCCGTCAGCAGCGGCTGGCCGCGATGCACCTCCGCGCCGACGTGGGCCGCCACCAACCGGATGATGCGTTCACCATCCGCTTCGGACAGCTCCACGCCCAGCGGCGCGCGGCCCGATGACAGCCGGTCAATCCAGAGGGTACGGTCGGGGTTAAGCATGATTTCCACCACGTCCGGGTCATCCAGCGCTGCGGCGATGACCGGCCCCATGGCCGTGCGCAGCATGCGAATGCGGCGGTCCAGCGACGTGGCCATGGGCGATGGGGGAACGCCACTCATCGGGATCGCTCCTGTGCTTCGGCGACTGCCGCCGCGTCATCCATTCGCGCACCATCGGGCTGCAGTTCCTCCACCACGTCGCGCACCAGGCTGCGCCCACGCAGCAGGTGGCGGCCGAGTTGTTCGACAAACTGCTCGAAACGCGCCTTGCCCTGGGCGCGGGCCGCGTCCTGATGCGCTTCGGGCACCGGCGTGCTGACGGTCAGGAAGTAGCGGATGAACAGCGCCAGCGTCTCGATCTCAATGTTCTGATCGCGGTCCAACCGCTCGAACTGGCGCGCCAGCCGGTCGAGCCGCTTGGCAATCGCCGCCTCGCGCTGGTCGGCCGCATCGGGCGATAGCCAGGACGCTAATGCGGCAGCGACGATGGACGACTTGGAGACGCCCTTCTTAGCGGCCAGTTCATCAAGACGCCTGGCGTGCTCGGGCTGGATGAAGAGATTGAGGCGGTGCTGGCTCATAGATCGATTCCGTCGTCAGGGTCGAGGGATGCCAGCCGAGCCGTGCGCTGCAGGGCCGGATCGAACTGGCGGGGAAGTGGAAGCGGCACTTCGTCGTCATCGAGCAGCGCGAGGTCTGCAGCGGGTGCAGCCAGCTCGGGGTCATACTCAACGGCTTCAGACAGTTCGGGCTGGCGGCGCGGGCCACCGTCGTCGGCGCTACCGATGCCATCGACGGCTTCGATGGCCGGTGCCACCGGAACGGCCGGAATCACCAGGCCGCTCCAGTCATCAGCGCGTGCCGGAGGCGCGTCGGAATAGCGGCCATTCGCTAGCACAGGCGGCGGCAGAACGCGCCGCTTGAAATTGCTGTCCGTGTAGTAGCGCAGCTTCCTGCCCTTGATCGGCGCCATGCTGGACACCATCACCACGGCTTCATCGGGCGGGAGCTGCATCACCTCACCGGGCGTCAGCAGCGGGCGCGCCGTTTCCTGGCGTGACACCATCAGGTGGCCCAGCCACGGAGCCAGCCGATGGCCGGCGTAGTTGCGCTGTGCACGCAGTTCGGTCGCGGTGCCAAGGGTTTCAGAAATGCGCTTGGCGGTGCGCTCGTCATTGGTGGCAAAGGTCACTCGCACATGGCAGTTGTCTAGGATCGAATGGTTCTGGCCGTAGGCCTTGTCGATCTGGTTGAGCGACTGCGCAATCAGGAAGCTGCGGATGCCGTAGCCCGCCATGAAGGCCAAGGCCGTTTCGAAGAAGTCGAGCCGGCCCAGCGCCGGAAACTCGTCGAGCATCAACAACAGCTTGTGTCGGCGCGCGATCCCATCCGAACCATCCAGCGATTCAGTCAGGCGCCGCCCGATCTGGTTGAGGATCAAGCGGATCAGCGGTTTGGTGCGGCTGATGTCCGACGGCGGTACCACCAGGTACAGCGATACCGGGTGCTCTGCTGCGATCAGGTCGGCGATGCGCCAGTCGCAGCGCGATGTGACTTCGGCCACGGTGGGATCGCGGTACAGGCCGAGGAATGACATGGCGGTGGAGAGAACACCGGAGCGCTCGTTGTCGCTCTTGTTGAGCACTTCGCGCGCCGCCGAGGCGACGACGGGATGCGCGGCATCGCCCAGATGCTTCGTCGTCATCATCCGGTGCAGCGTCAGCTCGAAGGGGCACGCGGGGTCGCTGAGGAAATTGGCGACGCCGCGCAGCGTCTTGTCCTCGCCCGCATACAGCACGTGCAGGATGGCGCCGACCAGCAGAGCATGGGAAGTCTTCTCCCAATGGTTGCGCCGCTCAAGCGCGCCTTCGGGATCAACCAGGATGTCCGCGATGTTCTGCACGTCGCGGACTTCATGCGCGCCCCGTCGGACTTCCAGCAGCGGGTTATAGGCTGCGGACTTGGCATCGGTGGGGTTGAAAAGCAGGCAGTGAGAGAAGCGCGAACGCCAGCCGGCGGTGATGGACCAGTTCTCGCCCTTGATGTCGTGGATGACGGCCGACGCCGGCCAGGAGAGCAAGGTGGGAACCACCAGCCCCACGCCCTTGCCCGAACGCGTCGGTGCGAACGTCAGGATGTGCTCCGGCCCTTCGTGGCGCAGGTACTGGCGTTGATGCAGACCGAGGAAAACGCCGGCAGCTTTGTCGAGGCCAGCCTTGCGGACGTCCTCAGCGTTTGCCCAGCGGGCCGAGCCGTAAGTCGTGACCAGCTTCGACTGTCGCGAGCGCCAGATCGACATGCCGATGGCAACCATCACGGCCACTAGGCCACTGCCGCCCGCGATCGCACCGCCGATGTCGAAGACGCGCGGCGCATAGGCGTCGAAGAAAAACCACCACTCGAACAGCCGCCAGGGGTAATAGACCGGCGTGTTCAGAAAATCGAACCAGGGCGAGCCCAGGCGCAGTTGGTAGCCCAAGGCGGCAGCGGTCCATTGTGTGGCGCCCCACACGCCAGCGATCACGATGCCGAACACGACAGCGATCTGGCCGAACAGCACGTTCGTCCCTTGCATTGACTGACCTCCCATCACGGCACGGCGATGTGCCGCAGGCATCAGGATCAGTGCCGTGGAAGGTGCCGGTCAAAGACCTTTGTGGCGGGGATTGAGGCCGAATGAGCCAGATTTCTTGCTGTGGCGAAGACAATAAAAAAGCCGCAAGCGCGAGCGCGTTGCAGCGTAAGGTGGTAACAGCAAGATTCGTCGCGGCGCAGCGACGGCGAAGAGGACTACGGGGATTTCTGCTCCGGCCGATCACCGAAGAAACGCAGGTTGACGGCCTCGGCGGCGCGGCGGCAGAGTTCTTCGCCGGCCTTCGCGCGGTCTTCCTTGCACAGGCGCTGGACCTCCTTGAGGCGCGCGGGATTCGCTATCAGTTCGTCCACGGTGTCGGTGAGTTTGGACTGGCCGCAGGCCGTCAAAGTCATGGCGATGAGGGGCACAGCGATCCTGTTCATGAAGACCACCCTTTCCAGGCGGAAATTTACGAGCCATCAACGACGTTATCGCCGTCACCGGAATCGAGAACTGCGACCCGTTCGATAAACCGGGCCAGCATGGGAGAAGGCTCCAAGTCACGGTGCAACAGGTAGGTGGTCAGCATCTGCGGCTTGCCCGCCAAGCGCCGGGCCACGACGCCTGGCCCACGGCCGGATGCAATGTGCGTAGCACCTACCAACCCGAGTGCTAGCCCGGCGGAGACGAGGGTCATCATCACCTCATAGGAGGCTACGCGCTGCGCGATAAGTGGACTTTGCTCGTATCGGTGCAGAACGCGATCAACTTGCCGCGCATGGCCTTCGCATATCGCCGGATCGCACAGCGCCAACGGATAGCGCAGCACTTCCTCCAGCGGAACTTGCTTGTGGGCCAGCACGGGATGGCGCGCGGGAACCGCCACCACCAGCTCGTCTTCCCACGCACGCCTGACCACTATGCCGTCACCCACCTCTTCGGCCATTGAGAAGCCGACGTCATACAGGTCGTCATGCAAGCCCTTGAGTTGCTGGACTAGTGACACCTCGAACAGCCGAATCTCTATCTCAGGATCTTCCTCGCGGCAGCGAGCCAGCAGAGCTGGCAAGCGCGACGGCGTGATGCCGTCGGACAGTGCGATACGCAACTGCCCATGAAAACCGTTGGCTGCTGATCTGACGCTATCGCGGGCTTGGTCCAGCGCGGAAAAGATGCGCGAAACATGCTCTAGGAACACCCGTCCTGCGCGAGTTAATTGCGTGCTGCGGGTGGTACGCACAAACAGACAAGCACCGAGTTCTTCCTCTAACTCCTTGATGGTGCGCGATAGCGGTGACTGGTCGATATGCAGCCGCTCGGCGGCGCGAGCGAAGTGGAGTTCTTCGGCCACTGCCAAGAAACAGCGTAGATGTCGAAGATCCACTTGTCACATTTCCTTTTTACCCGCTGAAGAAAGCAACCTACAATTCAATATTAATATATTTAATTTCCAAATATTCTTCTATTCCATATTTTGATCCTTCGCGCCCCAATCCAGAGGATTTAATGCCCCCGAATGGCGCTACCTCGTTAGAAATTGCCCCGGAGTTTATTCCAACCATTCCATATTCCAGCGCTTCAGCAACACGGAAAGCTCGGCTTAAATTCTTTGTATAGAAATATGCCGCCAACCCATATTCTGTATCATTTGCAAATCCAACAGCTTCGCTTTCATCATGAAACCGGAAGATGGGAGCTAGCGGTCCAAATGTTTCTTCTTTAGCAACCAAGGCATCTTGGGTAACATCTGTCAGTATAGTGGGCTCAAAAAAATATCCTCCAAGAGAATGAGGCTTACCGCCAGTCAAAATTTTCGCTCCCTTACTCAATGCATCAGAGATATGGGATTTCACTTTCTCGACTGCAGCGTCATTAATTAATGGGCCAATGGTTATACCACTCTCCAAACCATTGCCAACTTTAAGCCCATCAACAGCACTCTTTAATCTGAGAACAAAATCATCGTAAACACTATCATGAACATAAATTCGATTAGTGCATACGCAAGTTTGACCATTGTTGCGGTATTTCGCGATCAGTGCACCTTCGGCCGCCTTGTCCAAATCAGCATCCTCAAAGACGATGAAGGGCGCGTTGCCACCCAGTTCCAAGGACATCTTCTTTACATCGTTGGCACATTGAGCCATTAGCAAGCGGCCAATTTGGGTAGAACCCGTAAATGTCAACTTCCGCACAGTCGGGTTGCTGGTAAATTCGCCTCCGATCTCTTCCGCCGAGCCGGTCACGACATTGAATACGCCGGCAGGGATGTCTGCTTGCTGCGCCAGTGCTGCCAACGCTAGGGCGGAAAAAGGCGTTTGCGGCGCCGGCTTGAGCACCATGGTGCAGCCTGCGGCCAACGCCGGCGCCGCCTTGCGGGTGATCATGGCCGAAGGAAAATTCCAGGGCGTGATGGCTGCGGTGACGCCGATCGGCTGCTTGATCACCAGCAAGCGCTTGTCGGCCTGGGGGCTGGGGATCACGTCTCCATACACCCGTTTTCCCTCCTCGGCAAACCATTCGACGAAGGATGCCGCGTACAGGATCTCATTGCGAGCCTCGGCAACCGGCTTGCCTTGCTCAATGGTCATCAGACACGCCAGTTCCTCCCGGTGCTCCAGCATGAGTTCGAACCACGCCCGCAGCCTGGCCGAACGCTCCTTGGCCGGCAGGGAACGCCAGGCAGGCAGGGCCTGGTTGGCGGCAGCTATGGCTCGCCTGGCCTCCTGACGTCCCATCATCGGCACCGTGCCGATCAGTTGCCCAGTGGCCGGATTGAAAATGGATTGCGTGTCGCCACCGAGGGCGGACAGCCATTCGCCGTTTATGTAGGCATGCTGCTTGAACAGATGGGAATCAATCACTTAAGTTCTTTCATGGAGGGATGAGTTGGATCGCTGGCCTTTTGCGGCCTGCGTTTCTGCGAGGAAGAAGCCCCCGCTATTTCTCCGGCCCGAAGTGCAAGCCACAGAATGGCGACGTCTTCCGTATGGTCAAGCGAGCGACCCGTGAGGGATTCGATCTTGCGTATGCGGTAGATCAGCGTGGTCTTGTGGATGTGCAATTGCTTTGCTGCCACCAGCCACGATCGGTTCTGTTCGAGGAACACGCGCAGGGAATGGAGCAGCGGTGTTCCCTGTCTCTCGTCATGATCAGCCAACGGTCCCAGGATACGCCGGAAGGTTTGTGCGGCTTCTTCCAAGTTGTCTGGCAGCCACGGCACCTTGTCGACGATCTCCGCATAAGAGATGACGGGATGCTCCCTGGTATGGACCAAGGCCAAGCGTGCCTCTCGCAAGGCTTCCGACAGCCTCTCATAGTTGCCAATTTCATTGCTGAACCCCACCCCTGTGCCCAGAATGGTCTGCACCAAGGGAATATCCCTGGTATGCGCCATAAAGATCAATTCATCGCCCTGGGGGCGCAGCACCACGGGCAGATTAAGCCGCCAGAACTGGAGGCTCCATTCCGAGAGTTTCTGCGAACTGGGATGCGCCACAGCAATGCAGGCCGATTCGATCTTGAGTTTGAACTGTTCGAGTTGCCTTCCCATCTCATAGGGTGAGAGCCGGAGGCTCAGCAGATCATCGAGCAGTTCTGACCCTATCCGCAGAGAGCGCTCTGTTTCCATGCGGAGGCGCTCAATGGATATGCCCAGCACCGCAACCAGGTGGTGCAGCAGGCTGTATTCGAGTAAATGGCTCTCTCCATGGCGTATGAGCAGGACGCCACCCTTGCGGGACGGTATGGAAACGGCAAAGACATCGCCATCGTCAAGCATGTAGCGCCGGACCACGGGCTGTGTTTCCGAGAAATCCATGGGCTGGCGCTTGATGGCGTCGCGTAGATTCTGGGGAATGTCGATGTTCCTGGGAAACCAGAACTGCGTTTTCTCCTGCGGATCGAGCAACATCAGATCGGCGTGTATGTCCTCTTCCAAGCGCTGCAGCAGTTGCTCCAGGCT
This region of Burkholderia contaminans genomic DNA includes:
- the gabD gene encoding NADP-dependent succinate-semialdehyde dehydrogenase, with protein sequence MIDSHLFKQHAYINGEWLSALGGDTQSIFNPATGQLIGTVPMMGRQEARRAIAAANQALPAWRSLPAKERSARLRAWFELMLEHREELACLMTIEQGKPVAEARNEILYAASFVEWFAEEGKRVYGDVIPSPQADKRLLVIKQPIGVTAAITPWNFPSAMITRKAAPALAAGCTMVLKPAPQTPFSALALAALAQQADIPAGVFNVVTGSAEEIGGEFTSNPTVRKLTFTGSTQIGRLLMAQCANDVKKMSLELGGNAPFIVFEDADLDKAAEGALIAKYRNNGQTCVCTNRIYVHDSVYDDFVLRLKSAVDGLKVGNGLESGITIGPLINDAAVEKVKSHISDALSKGAKILTGGKPHSLGGYFFEPTILTDVTQDALVAKEETFGPLAPIFRFHDESEAVGFANDTEYGLAAYFYTKNLSRAFRVAEALEYGMVGINSGAISNEVAPFGGIKSSGLGREGSKYGIEEYLEIKYINIEL
- a CDS encoding PucR family transcriptional regulator, yielding MPLRIADITQMPELRTRFFAGSQGGDRTVRWAHVCELPDPTEWLGEGDLLMTTGMGIPAAPQAQASYIERLSQAGLAGVMIGENMQAPGDLSTLQSTADQLNFPVLMTQYGVPFASVTRAVIDAGRKEEFDRRNAINRLFVSARMAIEGLSLEQLLQRLEEDIHADLMLLDPQEKTQFWFPRNIDIPQNLRDAIKRQPMDFSETQPVVRRYMLDDGDVFAVSIPSRKGGVLLIRHGESHLLEYSLLHHLVAVLGISIERLRMETERSLRIGSELLDDLLSLRLSPYEMGRQLEQFKLKIESACIAVAHPSSQKLSEWSLQFWRLNLPVVLRPQGDELIFMAHTRDIPLVQTILGTGVGFSNEIGNYERLSEALREARLALVHTREHPVISYAEIVDKVPWLPDNLEEAAQTFRRILGPLADHDERQGTPLLHSLRVFLEQNRSWLVAAKQLHIHKTTLIYRIRKIESLTGRSLDHTEDVAILWLALRAGEIAGASSSQKRRPQKASDPTHPSMKELK
- a CDS encoding ribbon-helix-helix protein, CopG family, with translation MSQHRLNLFIQPEHARRLDELAAKKGVSKSSIVAAALASWLSPDAADQREAAIAKRLDRLARQFERLDRDQNIEIETLALFIRYFLTVSTPVPEAHQDAARAQGKARFEQFVEQLGRHLLRGRSLVRDVVEELQPDGARMDDAAAVAEAQERSR
- a CDS encoding EexN family lipoprotein; its protein translation is MNRIAVPLIAMTLTACGQSKLTDTVDELIANPARLKEVQRLCKEDRAKAGEELCRRAAEAVNLRFFGDRPEQKSP
- the trbB gene encoding P-type conjugative transfer ATPase TrbB; translated protein: MSGVPPSPMATSLDRRIRMLRTAMGPVIAAALDDPDVVEIMLNPDRTLWIDRLSSGRAPLGVELSEADGERIIRLVAAHVGAEVHRGQPLLTAELPETGERFEGILPPAAPAPAFALRKRAVGVIPLARYVTDGMMTADQAEFLVEVVRERQNILIAGGTSTGKTTLANALLAEIAATGDRVLVLEDTVELQCAARDHVPLRTRQGVVSMQELVRSSMRLRPDRVVVGEVRGGEALDLIKVWGTGHPGGIATIHAGSALGALLRLEQLILEVAVHPPRALIAEAVNVVIHIAGRGRKRRIDSIARVIGFDASSYQLDDALPPPLSSVSVPSSTQPGELP
- a CDS encoding TrbC/VirB2 family protein, with protein sequence MTHATTCRFSANPLSKFSGHGLARPAMQGLMLAALLLLLAGTAQAAGSSMPWEGPLQAILESIQGPVAKIIAVIIIISTGLALAFGDMSGGFRKLIQIVFGLSIAFAASSFFLSFFSFSGGAVV
- a CDS encoding conjugal transfer protein TraG — translated: MQGTNVLFGQIAVVFGIVIAGVWGATQWTAAALGYQLRLGSPWFDFLNTPVYYPWRLFEWWFFFDAYAPRVFDIGGAIAGGSGLVAVMVAIGMSIWRSRQSKLVTTYGSARWANAEDVRKAGLDKAAGVFLGLHQRQYLRHEGPEHILTFAPTRSGKGVGLVVPTLLSWPASAVIHDIKGENWSITAGWRSRFSHCLLFNPTDAKSAAYNPLLEVRRGAHEVRDVQNIADILVDPEGALERRNHWEKTSHALLVGAILHVLYAGEDKTLRGVANFLSDPACPFELTLHRMMTTKHLGDAAHPVVASAAREVLNKSDNERSGVLSTAMSFLGLYRDPTVAEVTSRCDWRIADLIAAEHPVSLYLVVPPSDISRTKPLIRLILNQIGRRLTESLDGSDGIARRHKLLLMLDEFPALGRLDFFETALAFMAGYGIRSFLIAQSLNQIDKAYGQNHSILDNCHVRVTFATNDERTAKRISETLGTATELRAQRNYAGHRLAPWLGHLMVSRQETARPLLTPGEVMQLPPDEAVVMVSSMAPIKGRKLRYYTDSNFKRRVLPPPVLANGRYSDAPPARADDWSGLVIPAVPVAPAIEAVDGIGSADDGGPRRQPELSEAVEYDPELAAPAADLALLDDDEVPLPLPRQFDPALQRTARLASLDPDDGIDL
- a CDS encoding VirB3 family type IV secretion system protein; amino-acid sequence: MSPRESIAAGFEVPLHRSLAEPILLGGAPRTVAIATGTLAAAVGLGLQLWIPGAVLWIAGHALAVWGARVDPQFMQVFARHIKYKPLLDV
- a CDS encoding LysR family transcriptional regulator, producing MDLRHLRCFLAVAEELHFARAAERLHIDQSPLSRTIKELEEELGACLFVRTTRSTQLTRAGRVFLEHVSRIFSALDQARDSVRSAANGFHGQLRIALSDGITPSRLPALLARCREEDPEIEIRLFEVSLVQQLKGLHDDLYDVGFSMAEEVGDGIVVRRAWEDELVVAVPARHPVLAHKQVPLEEVLRYPLALCDPAICEGHARQVDRVLHRYEQSPLIAQRVASYEVMMTLVSAGLALGLVGATHIASGRGPGVVARRLAGKPQMLTTYLLHRDLEPSPMLARFIERVAVLDSGDGDNVVDGS
- the istB gene encoding IS21-like element helper ATPase IstB: MLMQQTLSQLKALKLDGMARAFEEQAALTASTSLSFEERFGMVVDREIAWRDTRRLERLLKSAKLKNPQACVEDIEYRQSRGLDKGIVATLAGCDWIRNAQNLILTGPTGAGKTWVACAFGQQACRQGFSVLYVRVARLFEELKIAHGDGSFTRRLAQLAKMDVLLLDDWGLQDVDQGARNDLLEVLDDRVGTRSTIITSQLPLEHWHAWLQDPTLADAILDRLVHQAHKLALKGDSMRKKNAPDQKVA